A genome region from Triticum aestivum cultivar Chinese Spring chromosome 2B, IWGSC CS RefSeq v2.1, whole genome shotgun sequence includes the following:
- the LOC123042037 gene encoding probable purine permease 11 yields MADASAGNNAGSTSNAEVQIQIPAGPPKAEPGAPSKNSGAKNWRWWMMVSVDVFFVVAGQTSATLLGRYYYHQGGSSKWISTFVQTAGFPILFLALLCFPKSSGGGGASGDAPVAKVAVIYVVLGLVIAADDMMYASGLKYLPVSTYSLICASQLAFNVVFSYVLNSQKLTGLIFNAVILLTLSDALLGVNHDETEDMSGMPRGKYLMGFLLTLGASGTYSLILSLMQLTFENVIKKHTYTAVLNMQIYTALVATVASMVGLFASGEWRMMTEEMDTFRSGQFSYFMTLVWTAVSWQITSVGVVGLVFEVSSLFSNVISTVSLPIVPLFAVLIFHDTMDGIKIIAMLIAAWGFVSYLMQHFIDDKKARKAAAGG; encoded by the exons ATGGCCGACGCCAGCGCCGGCAACAATGCGGGCAGCACGAGCAACGCCGAGGTCCAGATACAGATCCCCGCAG GGCCACCCAAAGCCGAGCCGGGGGCACCATCAAAGAACTCCGGCGCCAAGAACTGGCGGTGGTGGATGATGGTGTCGGTGGACGTCTTCTTCGTCGTCGCCGGCCAGACGTCCGCGACGCTGCTGGGGAGGTACTACTACCACCAGGGCGGCAGCAGCAAGTGGATATCAACGTTCGTGCAGACCGCCGGCTTCCCCATACTGTTCCTCGCCCTCTTGTGTTTCCCCAagtcgtccggcggcggcggcgccagcggCGACGCTCCGGTCGCCAAGGTCGCCGTGATCTACGTCGTCCTGGGGCTCGTCATAGCCGCCGACGACATGATGTACGCCAGCGGCCTCAAGTACCTCCCGGTCTCCACCTACTCGCTCATCTGCGCCAGCCAGCTGGCCTTCAACGTCGTCTTCTCGTACGTGCTCAACTCGCAGAAGCTCACCGGCCTGATCTTCAACGCGGTGATCCTGCTTACGCTGTCCGACGCGCTTCTCGGGGTGAACCACGACGAGACGGAGGACATGAGCGGCATGCCTCGGGGCAAGTACCTCATGGGCTTCCTGCTGACGCTGGGGGCGTCGGGCACCTACTCGCTCATCCTCTCCCTCATGCAGCTCACCTTCGAGAACGTGATCAAGAAGCACACCTACACGGCCGTGCTCAACATGCAGATATACACGGCGCTCGTCGCCACCGTCGCCTCCATGGTCGGCCTCTTCGCCAGCGGTGAGTGGAGGATGATGACGGAGGAGATGGACACCTTCCGCTCCGGCCAGTTCTCCTACTTCATGACGCTGGTGTGGACGGCCGTGTCGTGGCAGATCACCTCCGTCGGGGTGGTGGGGCTCGTCTTCGAGGTCTCCTCCCTCTTCTCCAACGTCATCAGCACCGTCTCGCTGCCCATCGTGCCCCTCTTCGCCGTCCTCATCTTCCACGACACCATGGATGGGATCAAGATCATTGCCATGCTCATCGCCGCCTGGGGTTTCGTTTCCTATCTCATGCAACACTTCATCGATGACAAGAAAGCTAGGAAGGCCGCAGCTGGTGGCTAG